The following are encoded in a window of Castanea sativa cultivar Marrone di Chiusa Pesio chromosome 5, ASM4071231v1 genomic DNA:
- the LOC142634574 gene encoding uncharacterized protein LOC142634574 translates to MTNRSLLKIIKTQFERAKGAWPEELPNVLWAYRMITRVPTGGIPFKLTFGTKAIILVEVGLMILRVKTYKGQKNQLNNNLDLIDEVREKAMKQRAKHKEAMARYYNRKVKVKRVLVSNNGKQFDNDAFKDFCQQLGIQNQYSSPGHPQANGQVEAMN, encoded by the exons ATGACGAACAGAAGCttgctcaaaattatcaaaactcaGTTTGAGAGGGCAAAGGGGGCATGGCCTGAAGAACTACCAAATGTCCTTTGGGCATATAGGATGATCACAAGAGTACCAACGGGAGGAATACCATTCAAACTGACGTTTGGCACTAAAGCCATCATACTAGTGGAAGTGGGGCTAATGATCCTCCGAGTTAAAACTTATAAAGGTCAGAAGAACCAGCTTAACAACAACTTAGATTTAATTGATGAAGTCAGAGAGAAAGCTATGAAGCAAAGGGCCAAACATAAGGAAGCAATGGCTAGATACTACAATAGAAAGGTCAAGGTAAAAAG AGTCTTAGTCTCTAATAATGGCaagcaatttgacaacgacGCATTCAAGGACTTTTGCCAACAATTGGGAATTCAGAACCAGTACTCCTCTCCTGGTCACCCCCAGGCCAATGGACAGGTTGAAGCCATGAACTGA